AAGCTTTTTTGCGTAGTTAGACGCCTTTCCAACCCAACAAATAGGTTGATAATCGTGAGAAGTACAAAACTATGTGTTAGTTTACATTGTGAGTAAGTACATTTGCATATGATTATTCATCAAGgttcaaataaaacaaagattatcttttacttttgcatatgatattatgatttatttGTCCATGTGAATATCTTATGTCTATCTGGACCATTCATGTGTGACTTTGTAGTTCTCATTTGAACCTTCCTCTAGTTTAGTTGGAGCAAATTTTATATGGATGTTGTTGCAAACTTAACATGagcattttctatttttcagtACTTTCTAttaaacgtttttttttttttttatactttttattaccATGTAATTTAAATGCTAGATGGATATCAATGTTAGTATTCAATTATCACACACTAGCCACCTGAGATACATGGGAAAGTCAATCAGAGTGATCTTTTAAAGTTTGACGTTGTTTTCCTACTCAAAATGTATTTAGCTTATAACTATCGAAACTATTTTAGCTTTTCCGGTTATATGAAGGAAAGgtttaaaattcaaaacaatcttGAAGGTGATTAAACATCTACTTTCTAAAGGATTAAAGTTGGTGCATGAAATCTCTTTTTGGGCTCAATGTTTATTTGTAGGCTTGAAGATCCTGATGCGGAAGAGGTGAAAGAATTTGTGAAAAAACAAGTGGATTTGACTGAATCTGTACTTAAGAAGTGCGAAACAAGGGGAAAACTTCATGAAAAGCTTACTAAGTACTATGACTACCCTAAGTATGGTGCACCATTTAGAGAAGCTGATAAATACTTTTACTTTTACAATTCTGGACTTCAACCGCAGAAAGTGCTCTACATGCAGGTATCATACTGGAACACTCAAAATTAGCTATCTTTTTGCATCTAGTTCTAGTTAGGGGAAAAAGTGAATGGTTTTTGCTTTCATTTGAGCAATAGGTGATAAGTAAAACTGgtttaatacttaatttatcatttaatgTAGTATTACGATTTCTAAAGATATTGGCAGTAAAATTTTGTAACATTTCTAGAGGAGAAAAAGTTCATCATATATTGACATTGAGTTACCTGGTTGTCAAAGAACCTTACAATTTTGGTGGTAgtaaacaaaatttattatgCTCACGGATAGTTTTTTCTTCATGAAAATATATGTCTAGCAATAGTTAATACTATTTTTTATACAAGAGGTACTGTCCTTTTTGACATATCTATTTGTTGAACCATGAGCTGCCTTTTTGACAGGAAGACAGAAACACACCTTAAACTTAATAGCCATATAGacatttttctgtttttttcttaaactgtTTTTGCTTTGGAATGAAACaatgattttttagtttttttagtgGTGAATACAGGTGACATTCAAAATCCAGGGATTATTTACTTTGGGGCGTCTATGCTTTTTGGTTTTGTAGGATAGTTTGGATGGAGAGGCAGAGGTTTTGCTTGATCCAAATGGACTAAGTGATGATGGAACGATATCTTTGAGTACATATGCTGTTAGTGAGGATGCCAAGTACTTGGCTTATGCTCTCAGTTCGAGTGGAAGTGATTGGGTCACCGTCAAAGTAATGGAGATCGAAGACAAAAATGTTTTGCCTGATACATTGTCATGGGTGAGTAATTCATTTAGTTACTTCCCTTTTGGAAGCAGAATGGCCCATACTCCCCatagaattataaaaatagttaccATCATTCATTCATACTGCATCTGTTTTGTAACAGGTCAAATTTTCGGGTATTAGTTGGACAAATGATAGCAAGGGTTTCTTTTACAGTCGCTACCCAGCTCCAAAGTAAGTTAAAATGACATCTTATATTGTTTCTAACTTAATATGCTTGCTGTCCTCCCACATTTTCTAGAAATCTATGGCTCCAGCATATGTAACATATTGGCTGATGCGTGTGATTTTTAGGGAAGGAGAAAATTTGGATGCTGGGACAGAGACAAATGTGAACCTTGATCATCAACTTTACTATCATTACTTAGGTACAGATCAATCTGAGGATATCTTGTGTTGGGAAAATCCTGATAATCCACAGCACACACTTGGAGCGTCTGTGACAGAAGATGGAAAGGTAACAATTTGTGAATTACATTTTTGAGGATCACAAGTTACTGTTCTAATTATAATGCGTCTTTTCTTGTGCAGTTTGTTCTTCTTTATATCAATGAGGACTGTGATCCTGTCAACAAACTTTATTACTGTGACCTATCTACTCTGCCTAGTGGGATTAAGGGGTGCAAAGAAAAGAAATGCCTTCCTTTCATTAAACTTATCGACAATTTTGAAGCAATGTATCAAGCAATTGCAAATGATGACACTGTTTTCACTCTTCTGACAAATAAAGATGCTCCAAAGTACAGGTTGGTTCGAGTAGATCTTAAGGAGCCAAGCATATGGACTGAGGTCATTTCACAAGCTGAGAATGATGTTCTTGATTCCGCTGTTGCTGTTAATGGCAACCAACTTATTGTGAGTTATATGAGTGATTGCAAGCACATACTACAGATGAGGGATTTACAAAGTGGGTCCCTTTTGCATAAATTGCCCATCAGCATCGGTAGTGTGGATGATGTTAGTGCCCGGCGTAAAGATAGCTTATTTTTTATTGCCTTCACAAGTTTCCTTACTCCTGGCACGATATACCAGTGCAACTTAGAAAGTGGGGTTCCAGATTTGAAGATTTTTCGTGAAATTGTTGTTCCTGGATTTGATCCGGCAGAGTTTCAAGTCAGTCAGGTatgtgtttttaaatcttttgatGTTTCGCACAAGCATTTGCCTATGTTTGATTGTCATTTCTAGTCATTCGAGTAAAAGGATAAACTTTGGGTAGACGTGACAAAATAGGTGGGATGGTGTCAGATATGTTggataatgtatatatgtaaaatagatAACATTTAGTTTCTTACGTTAAATGATTTAGGAATTTTATGCTGTCAAGATACACTTTTGGCAACTTTACtcattcaatgattcaactCTTTGGTAACCTTTTTGAGTTTAGCTGTTTAACCTGTTATAGATGAAAGATTTACCCAAGTCGAACCTTTCATAATATTTGTGTCAAGCTTTCCATTTGACCACCTCTAGCCCAGGGTATCTAgaatttttgatttgttatatGTGCCTTTCTTAGTGATATATGCTTTAGATATTGAGATGGTCGACACTGATCTCCGTAGATTAGGCTATTTGATAATCTCAGGATTATGTAATTGGCGATTGCTTTTTAGTAGATTTAGTATTACTACAGAAGTATTTAGGTTGTGTTTAATAACACAGAATGGTTTAGTGCTGAATGATTCTGAAGCCTGAATGGGTTAACAACTTTGAATGGATTTGATTCTGAATGAAAATAGTATGTTTGATATCTATTCTGAATGACTATTCTGAATGATtgaaaattaccattttaaccTTTTCTTGTAGGCGCTGACTGTAATAACTTTGGTAAATGAgttctataatttttttgttcatatatacTACACAcgcaaataaaaaatatttaaaaacataaaactataaatatcttatgcataaatatttttttcatgaaTAGTAGTTGAATTTTGCAAAACATAAGAGTATAAAGCCCTTTCAAAGTTGACAAACACAATAACGaacaatatttaatttaaattacttGAAAATAGTTGATTAGCAATTTCATCACGACATCACGTAGATTGGCCATATATTCATTGCCTTGTGAGCCTCATTCAACTCCATCCATGTCCTGTTCATCGGTTCCCTCACGTTCTTCCCTAGCAAAGATGGTACTCGAGTCACATTCCTCAAAAAGTTGATCTTGAATATTCCATTTCCTTATATAGTTATGCACCGCGAAACAAACAATCACTATATCTTTTTGAATTGGAAAAGGATAAGGAGCCATTTCTTTTAGGATCGGAAATCTTTTCTTCAAAACCCCATATGCACGCTCAATAACATTTCTAAGTTGTGCATGAGCatgattgaattttttttatttatttaaggcACGACGACGACGAAAATCTGCCAACCAATACCTCGTATTACGGTATGGTGTCAAAAATCCACGAGTGTTGGTGTATGCAGCATCACaaagaaaatatgaaaatatttatcTGTAATCAACATGTTAGTACTACAATATTGTtacatttataatattaaattattaattagaaaagGGTTAAACATACCTGGTGGAGGAAACGGAAATCCCGAAGTTGGATTAAATGCAACTTCTGTCAAAACTCTAGAATCATGTGCTATACCATCCCAACCGGCCCAAACGAATGTTAATATCATATCAAAATCACATTATATATGCATCACGAGAAAGACGTATCAATTCTTGACATTGTGTGTTTGATCCTCTTAATAATTCTTGTGTATACACATGTCCACTCAATGCCGATGTGTTGTCTCTTATTCTTTCAATTCTCAACGAAGCATTCGTCAGCCAAAACTAACAAACgattattatataaacaatttCATCCTCCAAATCCATGTGACCTTGAActcaaaataagataaaataatGGCTTTAGATAGTTactagtaaataaaaaaagaaaacaacgaAAGATTCACACAAAAAATGTACTCTAACATAGTAACATACCACTATTATAAGTTACTAGTACAATAAAAGCATACCATTAATTACTAGCAAATTGCAAGTTGATAGTTTAAACACCTAATAAGTAAAGAAAGCAGCAGTCCCTCGAAGTAAAGGGTTTACAAACAAAATGCAGATTAATTCTGCTGCTGCTATACTagacaaaaagattaaaaacataCTGAATACAAGAAGGAAGTTCAGCAACTAGCAACAAAAGACATGTGATTACATGACCACCAACAAAACAGAGCTTCCTTTTAACCAACCCAAAAGTCCAACTTTCTTTTAATCAGCCTAACAGTCCTGTTTTTCAACTTCATCCACACATTAAACTTTTCTTTAATATAGTCAAAACGATTCTTCATTTGTCGTTGATCGGCAATAAAACCATGTTCTTTTTTTAGCGTTTCTCCAACATTTTTCCATGCTAACAACAGAGATCGGACTCTTTGAGAAGACCCATACGGTTATTACCCGCACCTTATGTTAGGCTCTAGAGCGAGAAAGGTGCTGCTAAGGGCTACCACATTGTCCATTTTGGCTCGACTCATGCATACATGCTTCAAGAAAAGTTTTCTCCAAACCTTCTTGTTTCCAGCTAACCCTACTTTTTTTTGGTCTCAAAGAATCCCTCGCTTGGTCATTTTGTTGAACGTTATCCATAAATATATTCCTATATATGACCAAGAAGTAGATACTAGCCGCCATGATTtcatgaaacatatataaactCAAAAGATAGATATAAACTAGCAGTcatgaaaaaataaaactcctaaacaaatatatttcaaaACAAGTATTGAATTATGCCAACATGTAGTCATATACAAATATATGGGTTCTTTGCTACTGATCTTACACAACAgacatgaaataaaaaaaaaaaaaaatctcattcatcaacaatcaataaaaataaataatctgatcgaaatttataaataatagtaataatgtagaaatcaaagttataaaaataacaataaaaaaaatacatgtaatacatatataagaTGAAAATAGTGGATGAaagtagcaaaaaaaaaaataataaaaagaaaaagagattaGATAGATGAATTGGTGGAGGCACCGTCCCCCGTACCAGAAACTCGCCGGGGACGGAAATGTGTACGGGGACGCCTGGAAACGTTTCTTGGTTGTTCCTTGACCGCTTCGATAAGTCAACGGGCGTTTCTTGTACCGTTTCTAGTTTTGGGGACGTTTTTGAGTGAGAAATACATCAGTTGTGAGTCCATTGATGCAAATGAACTTGCAATAGAGCACCCCCCATCTTGATCAATCTCGATAGGAAAGCTattttgagtgtgtgtttttgtaTAAAAGTGAGGCGTGAGGGAGGGGGAGGCTgagaaagaaataatataaagatGCCCTAGTTGACTAGTAGTGGTCCCGTGGACTTTTATGAAattttgggttgtgtttttTGTTAATGGGCCATGACCGATATTGGTCATACTCAATCAATCAGATACTTATTAGTTATATCATATACAAGTTCcttattatacgagtattaatataagtttttaGACAAAAGAGCTATTCATGTTCACATTGTTAACTAATATGTTAAAttgatatttgtattattactatttataaagTATGATTATTGTTTACATCAACGTATGAATATATTTTGGGGTTTGTGGTacattatctataatatatatatatatttttatgtatttatttccGTACCCGTGCCGTACCcgtttcttgattttttgagttttgcCGTTTCCCGTACCCGTACCCGTTTCTCGCTCCCGTACCAGTTCCTGTGCAACATAGATTATGAGTGTAGAAGATGAGAAGAATAGATCGAGATTATGGAACAAAGTAGATGAAGGAATAGCAAAAGACTCTGATATAGTGGTAGTTGAAGAAAGGGTATTAGGGTAAAAATTAGATAATGAATGGTTAAGACTTAAGAGAGATATTAGAAGGGGAACCGTTCAGGGATTTTTTTCCCCTCTTTCAGTGTTCAGAAGGATTCATCAAACAAGGGGAATGCTGACCGATTCAGCATTTGGTGCTGAACCATTCCCTTCAGCACAAATCAAACACATCCTTAGTTTATTAATTCATTTTTCTTGTTCAGGTTTTTGTGCCCAGTAAAGATGGTAGTACCCAGATACCAATGTTCGTTGTGGCTAGAAAGGATATAGTTTTGGATAGATCACATCCATGTTTATTATACGGATATGGTGGATTTAATATTAGTCTGACACCATACTTTAGTGTGAGTCGTGTTGTACTGATGAGGCATTTAGGTGTAGTCTTTTGCATTGCTAACATTCGTGGTGGTGGGGAATATGGAGAAGAATGGCATAAAGATGGTTCTCTTGCAAAGAAGCAGAACTGTTTTGATGACTTCATTTCTAGTGCTGAATTTCTTGTATCTTCGGGTTATACCCAACCTAAAAAGTTAGCAATCGAAGGTGGAAGCAATGGTGGGCTCCTTATCGGGGCTTGCATTAATCAGGTACTGGTTTCACTTTCATGCGAGTGCTAACATATCTAGAGAACTAGTTctttatatgaatatacaaTGGAAATTTGAATTGGTTAATTACAGAGGCCTGATCTCTTTGGTTGCGCACTTGCTCATGTTGGTGTTATGGACATGCTTAGGTTTCACAAGTTTACAATCGGTAAGGCTGTGTTTCTTGATTCCACTTAAGGTAATTTGTATTAACAATATAGTTTGGTGAGCTAATTTTGCTATTGATAATCTGGTAAATAAGCGACAACCAGGTAATCAGTTTTAGCAAGTCAGTTTCATACTGATTGCAAAATGATTATCGAATGATAAAATTTGTCCTCTCAATCTTTTTTGATACCCTAATCAGAGAGAATTTTACTCTCATCCAATTATCACAACTACAAACAACAAAAGCACTTTTAAAATGCACATCCAATTAGCACTTTTAAAAAGCACATCCAAAAACCTGGTTAGTTATAGCACACTTGCGTTATTTCCTTCTTTAATGGGGATTGTTCCTCTTGCCAGGTCATGCGTGGACATCTGACTATGGATGTTCAGATAAGGAAGAAGACTTCCAGTGGTTAATTAAGTGAGCAATATTTACCTTAT
The Erigeron canadensis isolate Cc75 chromosome 2, C_canadensis_v1, whole genome shotgun sequence DNA segment above includes these coding regions:
- the LOC122586424 gene encoding prolyl endopeptidase-like, with the translated sequence MGSLSLSDEPLSYPTFRRDESVVDTYHGVPVPDPYRWLEDPDAEEVKEFVKKQVDLTESVLKKCETRGKLHEKLTKYYDYPKYGAPFREADKYFYFYNSGLQPQKVLYMQDSLDGEAEVLLDPNGLSDDGTISLSTYAVSEDAKYLAYALSSSGSDWVTVKVMEIEDKNVLPDTLSWVKFSGISWTNDSKGFFYSRYPAPKEGENLDAGTETNVNLDHQLYYHYLGTDQSEDILCWENPDNPQHTLGASVTEDGKFVLLYINEDCDPVNKLYYCDLSTLPSGIKGCKEKKCLPFIKLIDNFEAMYQAIANDDTVFTLLTNKDAPKYRLVRVDLKEPSIWTEVISQAENDVLDSAVAVNGNQLIVSYMSDCKHILQMRDLQSGSLLHKLPISIGSVDDVSARRKDSLFFIAFTSFLTPGTIYQCNLESGVPDLKIFREIVVPGFDPAEFQVSQVFVPSKDGSTQIPMFVVARKDIVLDRSHPCLLYGYGGFNISLTPYFSVSRVVLMRHLGVVFCIANIRGGGEYGEEWHKDGSLAKKQNCFDDFISSAEFLVSSGYTQPKKLAIEGGSNGGLLIGACINQRPDLFGCALAHVGVMDMLRFHKFTIGHAWTSDYGCSDKEEDFQWLIKYSPLHNVRRPWEQSTDNSCQYPPTLLLTADHDDRVVPLHTLKLLATMQYILCTSLENSPQTNPILGRIDVKAGHGAGRPTKKVIDEWADSYSFMAKVVGATWID